From Sporosarcina sp. Te-1, the proteins below share one genomic window:
- the phnE gene encoding phosphonate ABC transporter, permease protein PhnE, with amino-acid sequence MIPNQTTLPKKTGKAKFFTTLTMLLIIIITSAIITDVDFWQLLTNLGQAGYILEQMSHPDWSYVSVVLSPLVETIRMAILGTAFGAILAFPFSLYVARNMESNKAFSSVLRFILNIIRTIPELLLAAVFVAVFGIGPFAGIIALAIFSFGMVTKLFFESIETIDEGPIEALKSSGANRLEIMRFGVIPQVISYYWNYVLFAFEINIRASTVLGYIGAGGIGIFLQRALSQVRYDRVAVIILIIFVVVLAIDYVSNKVREKLL; translated from the coding sequence ATGATACCAAATCAGACAACCCTCCCGAAAAAGACAGGCAAGGCAAAGTTTTTTACAACTTTGACTATGCTGCTGATTATCATTATTACTAGTGCGATTATTACGGATGTGGACTTTTGGCAATTGCTTACCAACCTAGGGCAAGCAGGCTATATATTGGAGCAGATGAGCCATCCGGATTGGTCATATGTCAGTGTCGTGTTAAGCCCGTTGGTGGAAACGATTCGAATGGCCATTTTAGGCACGGCATTCGGCGCGATCCTCGCCTTTCCGTTTTCGCTCTATGTGGCGCGGAATATGGAATCAAATAAGGCATTCAGCAGCGTATTGCGTTTTATTTTGAATATTATCCGGACGATTCCGGAATTGTTGCTCGCGGCCGTTTTCGTCGCCGTTTTCGGCATCGGGCCGTTTGCAGGGATTATCGCTTTGGCTATTTTCTCTTTCGGGATGGTGACGAAATTGTTTTTTGAATCCATCGAAACGATTGACGAAGGGCCGATCGAAGCACTTAAATCGAGTGGTGCCAATCGACTGGAGATCATGCGGTTTGGTGTCATCCCGCAGGTCATTAGCTATTACTGGAACTATGTGCTATTTGCGTTTGAAATCAACATCAGGGCATCCACTGTCCTTGGATATATCGGTGCGGGCGGTATCGGTATTTTCCTTCAACGTGCATTGAGCCAAGTTCGCTACGATCGTGTAGCTGTCATCATCTTGATCATTTTCGTTGTCGTGCTGGCAATCGATTATGTGAGTAATAAAGTGAGGGAAAAGCTGCTATGA
- the phnC gene encoding phosphonate ABC transporter ATP-binding protein: MATTQAATEQRPVIQLVNVNKTYPNGVQGLKDLNLSIGQGEFVIVIGLSGAGKSTMLRSINRLNEITSGDIIIDGQSITRAKGKALREIRRNIGMIFQSFNLVKRSSVLRNVLTGRVAYHSTLNMLLGIFPKKDKEIAYDALKRVNLAEKVYTRADQLSGGQQQRISIARALAQEPKIILADEPVASLDPVTTERVMDDLLRINRDLGITVLVNLHSIELARKYGDRIIGLRGGELVFDGPTAEATDSTLRAIYGEAILEEEDNKEEA; encoded by the coding sequence ATGGCAACTACACAAGCAGCTACTGAACAACGACCAGTCATCCAACTGGTCAATGTGAATAAAACATACCCGAATGGTGTTCAAGGTCTCAAAGATTTGAACCTATCCATTGGACAAGGTGAATTCGTGATCGTCATCGGATTATCCGGTGCCGGAAAAAGTACAATGCTTCGCTCAATCAACCGGTTGAACGAGATTACAAGCGGGGACATTATCATCGACGGTCAATCCATAACCCGGGCGAAAGGAAAAGCGCTTCGCGAAATTCGCCGGAATATCGGTATGATCTTCCAAAGCTTCAATCTTGTAAAACGATCCTCCGTTTTGCGGAATGTCTTGACGGGGCGTGTCGCCTACCATTCGACATTGAACATGCTTCTCGGCATTTTTCCTAAAAAGGATAAGGAAATCGCGTATGACGCTTTAAAGCGCGTCAACTTGGCGGAGAAAGTATATACACGGGCAGACCAGCTTTCCGGCGGCCAGCAACAGCGTATATCCATTGCGCGTGCACTTGCACAGGAACCGAAGATCATTTTGGCGGACGAGCCAGTAGCTTCTCTCGACCCGGTAACAACAGAACGGGTCATGGATGATCTATTGCGCATCAACCGGGATCTAGGCATTACAGTCCTCGTCAATCTTCATTCTATCGAACTTGCCCGAAAATACGGCGACCGGATCATCGGCCTGCGGGGCGGCGAACTGGTCTTTGACGGACCGACAGCTGAAGCGACCGATAGTACACTGCGCGCCATTTACGGAGAAGCAATTCTCGAAGAAGAGGACAACAAGGAGGAAGCATGA
- a CDS encoding bifunctional UDP-sugar hydrolase/5'-nucleotidase, which translates to MRISILATSDVHGYIQAADELSGHITPTGLSRVSTFVKNRRANGDSIVLVDNGDFLEGSALATFLYMNQHRWTDHPLSAAMNALQYDAAVPGNHEFNYGLPYLERSVQQMAFPYIAANIVNQQTLAPLWQPYTIIERSGVKIGIIGLITDYIPRWEHAANVSGLAFLDPIQTAHQWVAELRPQVDILLLSYHGGTERDLATGLPTEYQTGENVAYRLASEVKGIDGVIAGHQHKALAGYVGEVPVLQPGTRGSHVGELSFTVEKDEKHHWKLVDRQVDLISMEDIPEDGELIQQLSPWLEESTEWLDSPIASYLDRSIPELLHTIQQTVTGEAVSAISLFETTASGGPVTMKQLMRNYTFPCTFAVLRLTGQELKESLQKAFLYFQLTEVGRLTPFRKESAASESDMWKGLTYSIVNGEVSRMEMNGRSVREEGMVTFVCNHYKTIGEGIRIFPKHAVTNEIMIYVPDLVAGLAVNGQMTLPVQTHQYKTIH; encoded by the coding sequence ATGAGAATATCCATTCTGGCTACTAGCGACGTTCATGGCTATATCCAAGCTGCGGATGAATTGTCCGGTCATATTACACCTACTGGGTTAAGCCGTGTTTCCACATTTGTAAAAAACAGAAGGGCGAACGGTGATTCGATCGTTCTCGTGGACAATGGCGACTTTCTGGAAGGCTCGGCACTTGCCACTTTTCTCTACATGAATCAGCATCGCTGGACGGACCATCCCTTGAGTGCTGCAATGAATGCCTTGCAATATGATGCAGCCGTCCCCGGAAACCACGAATTTAATTATGGACTCCCCTATCTTGAGCGAAGTGTGCAACAGATGGCCTTTCCCTATATCGCCGCAAATATAGTCAATCAACAGACCCTTGCACCACTTTGGCAACCTTATACGATCATTGAACGATCTGGTGTAAAAATAGGCATTATTGGTTTGATTACGGATTATATTCCGAGATGGGAGCACGCGGCCAACGTTTCGGGACTTGCTTTCCTGGACCCTATTCAAACGGCTCATCAGTGGGTGGCAGAACTGCGTCCCCAAGTGGATATATTGCTTCTCTCCTATCATGGCGGCACGGAACGGGACTTGGCGACGGGATTGCCGACTGAATATCAGACTGGTGAAAACGTGGCCTACCGCTTGGCGTCTGAAGTCAAAGGAATCGACGGCGTCATCGCAGGCCACCAGCACAAAGCGTTAGCTGGATACGTCGGTGAGGTCCCTGTCCTGCAACCTGGAACTAGAGGAAGCCACGTTGGAGAACTTTCCTTTACTGTCGAAAAAGACGAGAAACATCATTGGAAGTTGGTTGATCGGCAGGTAGATCTAATCAGTATGGAGGACATTCCCGAAGATGGGGAGTTGATTCAGCAGTTGTCGCCGTGGTTAGAAGAGTCGACGGAATGGTTAGATTCGCCGATAGCGAGCTACCTGGACAGGTCAATTCCAGAATTGCTGCATACCATTCAACAAACGGTAACAGGGGAAGCAGTTTCTGCCATTTCTTTATTTGAAACGACTGCATCCGGCGGACCTGTCACAATGAAGCAACTGATGAGAAATTATACATTTCCCTGTACATTTGCGGTCCTTCGTCTAACCGGACAAGAGCTGAAAGAATCGTTGCAGAAGGCGTTCCTTTATTTTCAATTAACAGAGGTCGGACGTCTGACGCCTTTCCGTAAAGAGAGTGCGGCAAGTGAGTCTGATATGTGGAAAGGACTCACCTATTCCATCGTAAATGGAGAGGTGAGCCGGATGGAAATGAATGGACGGTCGGTTCGAGAAGAGGGTATGGTCACTTTCGTTTGTAATCACTATAAGACAATAGGCGAAGGAATCCGCATCTTTCCGAAACATGCAGTTACAAATGAAATCATGATTTATGTGCCAGATCTAGTGGCGGGACTTGCGGTGAATGGGCAAATGACGCTGCCGGTTCAAACGCACCAATATAAGACAATTCATTAA
- a CDS encoding phosphate/phosphite/phosphonate ABC transporter substrate-binding protein, whose amino-acid sequence MKKKALLVLAAFMLVMLAACGKSDSTDKNNSKKDEAYAPETLRVQFVPTKSESTADAKAKPLADLLSKELGIPVEVSVSTDYSTIIEAMASKQIDLGIMPPNAYVLAKDRGAANAILQSELYGVKQPGGQKDETTKVSDFRGQIIFKKDSGIKGYEDLKGKTIASQDVVSASGYVFPVAEMIKAGIDVDRDVNFVTVGGIDNAILAVINGDADAAFSFEDGRNLLMKDYPNIHEELDSFFTEARIPNDAIAVRTDMDKEWIEKIRKAFIAIGESEDGREIVEALYGHVGYVEADDSSYDVIREYGKLVGQ is encoded by the coding sequence ATGAAGAAGAAGGCTCTTCTAGTTTTGGCTGCGTTCATGCTCGTCATGCTGGCAGCTTGCGGTAAATCGGATTCAACGGACAAAAATAATAGTAAAAAAGATGAAGCGTATGCTCCTGAAACATTGCGGGTTCAGTTTGTTCCGACTAAATCGGAAAGTACAGCAGATGCGAAAGCAAAGCCGTTGGCAGACTTACTATCCAAAGAACTTGGCATTCCCGTTGAGGTGAGTGTATCCACGGACTATAGCACGATTATTGAAGCGATGGCTTCCAAGCAAATTGATCTAGGAATTATGCCGCCAAACGCATACGTCCTTGCGAAAGACCGTGGAGCTGCAAATGCCATTTTGCAATCTGAGTTGTATGGTGTGAAACAACCTGGTGGTCAAAAGGATGAGACAACGAAAGTTTCTGACTTTAGAGGACAAATTATTTTTAAAAAGGATAGCGGAATCAAAGGTTACGAAGATCTTAAAGGCAAAACAATTGCCTCACAAGATGTCGTGTCTGCAAGTGGTTACGTATTCCCTGTCGCTGAAATGATCAAAGCTGGAATCGATGTAGACCGAGACGTGAATTTTGTAACAGTCGGCGGAATTGATAATGCAATCCTCGCTGTCATCAATGGTGACGCAGATGCGGCTTTCAGTTTCGAAGATGGTCGCAACCTATTGATGAAAGACTACCCGAACATCCATGAGGAACTGGACTCCTTCTTTACGGAAGCACGTATTCCGAATGATGCGATTGCTGTACGGACAGACATGGATAAAGAATGGATTGAAAAAATTCGTAAAGCGTTCATTGCAATAGGTGAGTCGGAAGACGGCCGTGAAATTGTGGAAGCACTTTATGGACATGTCGGTTATGTTGAGGCAGATGATAGCAGCTACGACGTAATCCGAGAATATGGTAAACTTGTAGGTCAATAA
- a CDS encoding dimethylarginine dimethylaminohydrolase family protein → MEAHIKNEIITKCDTEYDQLRRVILCQPKFMAIEEAINEVQKKYETENINQHQAMKQHDQFEKLLKEHGVEVIKLPACPEYPEQVFTRDIGFTIGETVFIAELATDIRKGEETKLKEWLTAEDIPYQATTSRVEGGDVIVDGDTVFVGISSRTSEEAVRQLEQNLTGYEVKKIPFDEKYLHLDCVFNIISSELALIFPPAFDPQIAEELAASYELIEVSVEEQFTMGTNVLSIGNGKVFSLPQNKEVNAALRKQGFDVIEIDFSEIIKSGGSFRCCSMPVERK, encoded by the coding sequence ATGGAAGCTCATATAAAAAACGAAATTATAACCAAATGCGATACAGAATACGATCAATTACGTCGTGTCATCCTTTGCCAACCGAAATTCATGGCCATTGAAGAAGCAATCAATGAAGTGCAAAAAAAGTATGAAACGGAAAATATAAATCAACATCAGGCAATGAAGCAACATGACCAATTTGAAAAGCTGCTGAAAGAACATGGCGTCGAAGTGATCAAGCTCCCCGCCTGTCCCGAATATCCGGAACAAGTGTTTACGCGTGATATCGGTTTTACGATAGGAGAAACTGTCTTCATCGCAGAACTTGCCACAGACATTCGGAAAGGGGAAGAGACCAAACTGAAAGAATGGCTGACAGCTGAGGATATACCATACCAGGCGACAACGAGCCGTGTAGAAGGCGGGGATGTAATTGTCGATGGGGATACAGTATTTGTCGGCATAAGCAGTCGTACATCAGAAGAAGCAGTCCGGCAGTTGGAGCAAAATCTAACGGGCTATGAAGTCAAGAAGATCCCGTTTGATGAAAAATATTTGCATTTGGATTGTGTATTCAACATTATATCGTCAGAATTGGCCCTTATTTTCCCGCCGGCATTCGATCCGCAGATTGCGGAAGAACTTGCGGCTTCCTATGAATTAATAGAAGTGAGCGTCGAGGAACAGTTCACGATGGGGACAAATGTGCTATCCATCGGTAACGGCAAAGTGTTCAGTTTACCTCAGAACAAAGAGGTGAATGCCGCCTTACGCAAACAAGGCTTCGACGTTATTGAAATTGATTTCTCGGAAATCATCAAATCGGGTGGTTCTTTCAGATGCTGCTCGATGCCAGTGGAACGAAAGTAG
- a CDS encoding methylated-DNA--[protein]-cysteine S-methyltransferase: MDIYWTNFRHRDWQLVVAATAKGICYIGPDQSAFEELVEWLKKRMPEAVCHETPEKLTLCTKELAAYLDGSLNEFSMPVDLYGTPFQQDVWNALQQIPYGVTKNYAEIAESIGRPSAVRAVGGAIGANPILIAVPCHRVIGKNGKLTGFRGGLNMKKKLLELEEAGDLSCMVKS, translated from the coding sequence ATGGATATTTATTGGACAAATTTCAGGCACCGTGATTGGCAATTGGTTGTAGCGGCAACGGCAAAGGGCATTTGTTATATTGGTCCCGATCAATCAGCGTTTGAGGAGCTGGTTGAGTGGTTGAAGAAAAGAATGCCGGAAGCGGTTTGTCACGAAACCCCTGAGAAGCTCACCCTCTGTACAAAGGAGCTTGCCGCCTACTTGGATGGATCATTGAATGAGTTTTCCATGCCTGTTGATCTCTACGGAACACCTTTTCAGCAAGACGTATGGAACGCACTGCAACAAATTCCTTATGGTGTCACGAAGAACTATGCGGAAATTGCTGAATCAATTGGGAGGCCTAGTGCGGTCCGGGCAGTCGGTGGGGCCATCGGAGCCAATCCCATATTAATTGCTGTGCCATGTCACCGTGTTATCGGCAAGAACGGAAAATTAACGGGCTTCCGTGGTGGGCTTAATATGAAAAAGAAACTGTTGGAGTTAGAGGAAGCCGGCGATTTGTCGTGTATGGTCAAGTCATGA
- a CDS encoding DNA-3-methyladenine glycosylase, translating into MERYNELRISVPEEFNFEQNLKYLADSGNECMYEVDEGHIRRALSFPGEAPVFIDISDAGTDGLLVHVYFSTTDETLRKVEHFVTDWFDLETDLRPFYAMAQKDRYLQKAIQQFYGLRNMGIPDFFEAISWGIIGQQINLAFAFTVKRRFVETYGSFIEWHGKRYWLFPTPEKISELSVEELMPLQMTQRKSEYLIGVARLIVEGKLSKEVVQAAGSYKEAEKRLTSVRGIGPWTANYVLMRCLRSPNAFPLADVGLQNAIKYLDNLDEKPSREDILRLAVPWADWESYATFYLWRFLY; encoded by the coding sequence ATGGAGCGATATAACGAATTACGAATATCTGTACCAGAGGAGTTTAACTTTGAACAAAATCTGAAGTACTTGGCGGATTCCGGAAATGAATGTATGTATGAAGTCGATGAGGGCCACATTCGTCGGGCGCTCTCTTTTCCTGGGGAGGCACCGGTTTTCATCGACATCAGCGATGCCGGAACCGATGGCTTACTCGTCCACGTATACTTTTCTACAACCGATGAGACACTTCGAAAAGTGGAACATTTCGTAACAGACTGGTTTGATTTGGAGACTGATTTACGTCCGTTTTACGCAATGGCACAGAAAGATCGTTACTTGCAAAAGGCAATACAACAGTTCTACGGTTTACGCAACATGGGGATTCCTGATTTTTTTGAAGCGATCAGCTGGGGGATCATTGGACAGCAAATCAATCTGGCATTCGCCTTCACTGTAAAACGTCGATTTGTCGAGACGTACGGGTCGTTTATCGAATGGCATGGTAAGCGCTATTGGCTATTTCCCACGCCGGAAAAGATTTCTGAACTGTCTGTGGAGGAGCTAATGCCATTACAGATGACGCAGCGAAAGAGCGAGTATTTGATCGGTGTCGCCCGGCTGATTGTGGAAGGGAAACTTTCAAAAGAAGTTGTACAGGCTGCGGGTTCATACAAAGAAGCAGAAAAACGGTTAACTTCCGTGCGAGGGATTGGTCCATGGACAGCGAATTACGTGCTCATGCGCTGCCTCCGTTCACCGAATGCTTTTCCACTTGCCGATGTTGGATTGCAAAATGCTATCAAGTATCTTGATAATTTAGATGAAAAACCGAGTCGTGAAGATATTTTACGTCTTGCTGTTCCTTGGGCTGATTGGGAATCTTATGCCACGTTTTATCTATGGCGGTTTTTGTATTGA
- a CDS encoding D-serine ammonia-lyase translates to MKEVQRANLMVDFPLIRDLIDQKEVLWLNPENGPAQVGIVQSGISESEVQEASARLKRFAPYIAKVFPETAPSQGIIESPLTEIPAMGQALGEFYGRPMPGKLYLKEDNALPISGSIKARGGIYEVLKHAETIALEQGLITEEDSYIKFDEPALRNELARHKIAVGSTGNLGLSIGIMSAKLGFNVTVHMSADAKQWKKDMLREKGVTVIEYADDYSKAVEEGRKQADADPLCHFVDDENSVDLFLGYAVAGERVAAQLKDQGIKVDKEHPLFVYLPCGVGGGPGGVAFGLKRAFGDHVHCFFAEPTHSPCMLLGMMTGLHEEIAVNDIGLDNKTAADGLAVGRPSGFVGKTMAPLIEGCFTIADQTMFKLLAVLVDREGIRLEPSALAGMTGPIQMLSKDVQDAAHPNATHLVWATGGGMVPEVEMDHYYGIGKGR, encoded by the coding sequence ATGAAGGAAGTACAACGAGCAAATTTGATGGTAGACTTTCCACTGATTCGGGACCTGATCGATCAAAAGGAAGTACTATGGCTCAATCCGGAGAACGGCCCGGCTCAAGTAGGGATTGTGCAGTCAGGTATATCCGAGTCCGAGGTACAGGAAGCGAGCGCACGTCTAAAACGCTTTGCTCCCTATATCGCTAAGGTGTTTCCAGAGACGGCTCCATCTCAAGGGATCATCGAGTCCCCATTAACAGAGATTCCAGCTATGGGACAAGCGTTGGGAGAATTCTATGGACGCCCGATGCCAGGTAAGCTTTACCTGAAAGAAGACAATGCCTTGCCTATTTCAGGCTCCATCAAAGCACGTGGCGGCATTTATGAGGTATTAAAGCATGCGGAAACGATTGCGCTTGAACAAGGATTGATCACCGAAGAAGATAGCTATATCAAGTTTGACGAACCGGCCCTGCGTAATGAATTAGCCAGACATAAGATTGCAGTCGGTTCCACAGGAAATCTCGGACTTAGCATCGGTATCATGAGTGCGAAGCTTGGATTCAATGTAACGGTCCATATGTCAGCGGATGCCAAGCAGTGGAAGAAGGATATGCTGCGGGAAAAGGGCGTAACAGTCATCGAGTATGCGGACGATTATAGCAAGGCAGTTGAGGAAGGACGCAAGCAGGCGGATGCCGATCCGCTTTGTCATTTTGTCGATGATGAGAACTCAGTCGATCTATTTCTCGGATATGCAGTTGCAGGAGAACGGGTAGCCGCTCAGTTAAAAGATCAAGGAATCAAGGTGGACAAAGAGCATCCGCTTTTCGTTTATTTACCGTGCGGTGTCGGGGGAGGCCCCGGGGGTGTCGCATTTGGTTTAAAGCGGGCATTCGGAGACCATGTCCATTGCTTCTTTGCTGAGCCGACCCATTCCCCTTGTATGTTGCTCGGCATGATGACGGGATTACATGAAGAAATCGCCGTAAATGACATCGGATTGGACAATAAAACAGCTGCGGATGGCCTCGCGGTAGGCAGGCCGTCCGGTTTTGTCGGGAAGACGATGGCTCCGCTCATCGAAGGGTGCTTCACGATAGCAGATCAGACGATGTTTAAGCTCCTCGCTGTGCTTGTCGATAGAGAGGGCATCCGTCTCGAACCGTCTGCGTTAGCGGGAATGACGGGTCCGATTCAAATGCTTTCCAAAGATGTTCAGGACGCGGCCCATCCAAATGCAACGCACCTCGTATGGGCAACGGGTGGCGGCATGGTGCCCGAAGTAGAAATGGATCATTACTATGGGATTGGTAAAGGGAGATAA
- a CDS encoding D-alanyl-D-alanine carboxypeptidase family protein — MKKTLTLLTVLLLAFLYFQREQSAKEDTPVMDAKAAIVLDAETNKILYEMNSQEAMPIASMSKMMTQYIVLDAIKNGDIQWDTLYQPSAAVFQKTAQPELVTLGMSSSSTYTVNELFTAMTVISANDAAIALAEVVSGSEEAFVEVMNVQAEKFGLQSAHFINATGLDAGETNVASARDVAVLARRLIEDHPEVLDYTKMTDFTTSEGIRRWNTNAMLPGMPMAMKGMDGLKTGYTEEAGSCFASTGVFDGRRIITVVMGAAEDRNQTNPSRFEVTRQLLDEYALN; from the coding sequence ATGAAGAAAACGTTGACTCTATTGACGGTCCTTTTATTGGCTTTCCTATACTTCCAAAGAGAACAATCGGCGAAAGAAGATACGCCCGTTATGGATGCAAAAGCAGCCATTGTACTCGATGCGGAGACGAACAAGATATTATATGAAATGAATAGCCAGGAGGCTATGCCTATTGCGAGCATGTCCAAGATGATGACGCAATATATTGTGCTGGATGCAATTAAAAATGGGGACATCCAATGGGATACCCTGTATCAACCATCTGCCGCCGTTTTTCAAAAGACGGCTCAGCCAGAGTTGGTGACACTTGGCATGTCTTCATCGAGTACATATACGGTCAACGAATTGTTTACAGCGATGACCGTTATTTCGGCAAATGATGCAGCGATCGCTCTGGCGGAAGTGGTGAGCGGTTCTGAAGAAGCATTTGTGGAAGTCATGAATGTGCAAGCAGAAAAGTTCGGTCTACAGTCTGCCCATTTCATAAATGCTACAGGTCTGGATGCAGGGGAGACGAATGTGGCTTCGGCAAGAGATGTAGCTGTGTTGGCACGGCGATTAATTGAGGATCATCCTGAAGTGCTCGACTATACGAAGATGACTGATTTTACGACGAGTGAAGGAATTCGCCGCTGGAATACCAATGCCATGCTTCCCGGAATGCCTATGGCGATGAAAGGAATGGATGGATTGAAGACAGGCTACACAGAAGAAGCGGGGTCGTGTTTTGCCAGTACGGGTGTTTTTGACGGAAGACGGATTATTACCGTGGTCATGGGGGCTGCAGAGGATCGGAATCAAACCAATCCTTCCCGCTTTGAGGTAACACGTCAATTGCTGGATGAGTATGCCTTAAATTGA
- the kynA gene encoding tryptophan 2,3-dioxygenase — translation MTEKGIHTDFKDNMTYGEYLQLEKLLTSQERLSGHHDEMLFIVIHQVSELWMKLILHELNTAIESIERDELPEAFKMLARVSRVQSQIIQAWDVLATLTPAEYMEFRESLGRASGFQSYQNRLIEFALGYKQPHILKIYEKDPELARELTAAYHAPGIYDVAIRALARAGFSINPELLDRDYSVTYQGDQTVADAWLLVYQDVDAHWDLYQLAEKLVDIEDCHQQWRFRHMKTVERIIGFKPGTGGSSGVSYLKQMLEHQFFPELWNVRTKL, via the coding sequence ATGACGGAAAAGGGTATCCACACAGACTTTAAAGACAATATGACGTATGGGGAGTACCTCCAGCTCGAAAAATTGTTAACAAGCCAAGAGCGTTTGTCCGGCCATCATGATGAAATGCTGTTCATTGTCATCCATCAAGTGAGCGAGCTTTGGATGAAACTCATTTTGCATGAGTTGAACACGGCAATTGAATCCATTGAACGAGACGAACTGCCGGAAGCCTTCAAAATGTTGGCACGTGTGTCCCGCGTCCAGTCGCAAATTATCCAGGCTTGGGATGTTCTCGCCACCTTAACGCCTGCAGAATATATGGAATTCCGTGAAAGTCTCGGCCGTGCATCGGGGTTTCAATCTTACCAGAATCGGCTGATCGAGTTCGCATTAGGGTATAAACAGCCGCACATCTTGAAAATATATGAGAAAGATCCCGAGCTTGCCCGAGAATTAACGGCAGCTTATCACGCCCCAGGGATTTACGACGTCGCCATTCGTGCCTTGGCACGGGCCGGCTTTTCCATCAATCCCGAATTGCTGGACCGCGATTATTCGGTTACCTACCAAGGAGATCAGACCGTCGCGGATGCATGGTTGCTAGTGTATCAAGACGTGGATGCGCACTGGGACTTATACCAGCTTGCCGAAAAGCTTGTCGATATTGAAGACTGCCATCAGCAGTGGCGCTTCCGTCATATGAAAACCGTCGAACGGATTATCGGCTTCAAACCGGGAACGGGCGGCTCGTCAGGCGTCAGCTATTTGAAACAAATGCTGGAACACCAATTTTTCCCGGAGCTTTGGAATGTGCGGACAAAACTATAA
- the kynB gene encoding arylformamidase: MTEKWIDISQPLHNGIAEWPGDTPFSYEVRFIKEFTGSVNIGKLTTSTHMGTHIDAPFHYDNNGAKVDELPLDMYIGRAKVIDVTGLESVGRSDLESIDFDGVSRILLKTGSRPSPDVFPEAYTVLREDLGLLLRERGVKLIGVDTPSVDPEPSKTLDAHHALHANGVLILENIVLDEVEPGDYELIALPLPLQGADGSPVRAVLRKWRA, encoded by the coding sequence ATGACAGAGAAATGGATCGATATTTCGCAGCCGCTTCATAATGGCATAGCAGAATGGCCGGGAGACACACCGTTCTCCTACGAAGTGCGTTTTATCAAAGAGTTTACCGGCTCGGTCAACATAGGCAAGTTGACGACGAGCACTCATATGGGAACACATATCGATGCCCCCTTCCATTACGACAATAATGGAGCGAAAGTGGATGAGCTTCCGCTTGATATGTATATCGGAAGAGCCAAGGTGATTGATGTGACAGGTCTTGAGAGCGTCGGCCGTTCTGATTTGGAGTCAATCGATTTTGACGGGGTAAGCCGGATTTTACTCAAAACAGGAAGCCGTCCAAGTCCGGACGTGTTCCCGGAAGCTTACACGGTACTGCGCGAGGATCTCGGCCTGTTGTTGCGAGAGCGTGGCGTCAAGTTGATCGGCGTCGACACACCGTCTGTCGATCCTGAACCGAGCAAGACGCTGGATGCCCATCACGCCCTTCATGCGAATGGTGTTTTAATTCTAGAAAACATTGTGCTGGACGAGGTGGAGCCCGGAGATTATGAATTAATCGCATTGCCGCTTCCGCTTCAAGGAGCCGATGGCAGCCCGGTACGCGCCGTTCTAAGGAAGTGGCGTGCATGA